The window ATTCAGTCACGAAAAAAGTAGAAATGTTAGATAATACTGGAACTATTGTGAAAACATGGGATGCACAAAATACAAACTGGTATGACGCGACTACCTACGATGGCTATCAAGTGATTTTAACAACTGCTGATATGGCGACGTTAGCTGCTGGAAATTACACATTCCAAGTAGAAGTGACTTTAAAGAATGGTGACAAATATGTTGAAGCTATTCAAGAAGGAAGTTCAGCCTTGGGATTTATTGGTGAAGAAAGTCAAACGATTGCTGGTTTAGAAAATGGTATAGCTAACTCAAATGAGGTTGCTTTTAGTACAAATGGTCGCAATGTGATGCAAATGAATATAGCTTCCTCGACTGCAGCATTTAATAAAATTACCCAATATACAAGTGAGGCAGGAACGACCATCATTGATGGCTGGGTTGCAGAAACCAGCTTTAACTTTGCCGATACCCATACAAAAGAACTTGTGATTGAGAATGCTGAAGGAACAGAAGTCTATCGTGAGATAGCTCCTACATGGGATATTACAGAAACATTTGGTATTACAGTCAACGATGAATGGAAACGTGCAGGATTCCAAGCCGATATTCCACAATTACATGATGTAAGTGAAAATAAAGCGTATATCGTAGTAAAAAATGAAGATGGAACAGATATTAGTAAAACACAAATTAAATAAGCAAAATAGAGTGTGAGTAGGATAGAACTCTATCTTCCAAAGAAAAAAGGTGGGAAACTAGAAAAATCTAGTTTCTCACCTTTTTTCACTACTTAAATCTATCAAAAATTAAAATGCAAATTTTTCAATGGCAACCGCAACGCCGTCATTAACGTTCGTTTCAGTGACATAGGTACTAATTGCTTTCACAGAATCAACAGCATTTCCCATCGCAATCGCATAATGAGCATATTCTAACATGGCTAAATCATTTTCATTATCTCCAATAGCCATGACATTTTCAGCAGGGATATTTAAACTTTTCGCTAAATCAGCAACAGCATTTCCTTTGTTGGCTTTCTTATTTAAGATTTCAAAGTAAAAATCAGTACTTTTAATTAACGTATATTTGTCGTAATAACTAGGATCTATTTGAGCAATTCCATGATCTAAAATCTCAGGTTTATCAATCATCATCATTTTACTGATTTCCATTGTCTGATCCATTTCTTCAACAGCCCGATATTTTAAAGGAATACTTACTAAAGTAGCTTCATGAACCGTATATTCACTAATATCTTTATTTGCAGTGTAAAGGTGATCCATATCAAATGTTTGAAAATGAACGCCGATTTTACGACTTAAAGCTTCCAATTCTAAGAAATCTGAATAACCTAATGTATGATGGACAATCGCATGACCATCATGAGTACTTTGGACAAGGGCGCCATTATACGTGATACAGAAATCGCCTTCCTCTTGTAAGTTCAATTCTTCTAAAAATTTAGTTACCCCAACTAATGGGCGACCCGTGCATAAAACAATTTTAATGCCTTTTTCTTTAGCTTTTAATAACGTTTCCTTTACAAACGGGCTGATTTTACTTTCAGGTGTTAACAAGGTTCCATCCAAATCAATGGCAATTAATTCAATACTCATACTGTCAAATTCCTCCTAGTTGTTTTTTGGCTCC is drawn from Carnobacterium gallinarum DSM 4847 and contains these coding sequences:
- the yidA gene encoding sugar-phosphatase — protein: MSIELIAIDLDGTLLTPESKISPFVKETLLKAKEKGIKIVLCTGRPLVGVTKFLEELNLQEEGDFCITYNGALVQSTHDGHAIVHHTLGYSDFLELEALSRKIGVHFQTFDMDHLYTANKDISEYTVHEATLVSIPLKYRAVEEMDQTMEISKMMMIDKPEILDHGIAQIDPSYYDKYTLIKSTDFYFEILNKKANKGNAVADLAKSLNIPAENVMAIGDNENDLAMLEYAHYAIAMGNAVDSVKAISTYVTETNVNDGVAVAIEKFAF